The Endozoicomonas montiporae CL-33 genome contains a region encoding:
- the eno gene encoding phosphopyruvate hydratase produces the protein MDFEINGLHAREILDSRGNPAVEVECSLINGITARASVPSGASTGSREAVELRDNEEGRYSGKGVHQAVEGINTEISEHFYGANVRDQSWIDNQLIQLDGTRDKSRLGANAILGVSLATARAAAAAVQLPLYQYIGGISANLLPVPCLNVMNGGVHSRWQGADFQEYMIAPYGADTFTDAMRWASEIYHALRSVLLEKGYHAGVGDEGGFAPQVSSNREPLELIVAGIEKTGLKPGKDVGICIDPASSEFYKDGLYQLQTEKRSLSAEAMTDYYRELVNAFPIVLLEDGLAEDDWEGWPQLNDALGDRIEIVGDDIFVTNVEYIARGIEQEVANSALIKLNQIGTLTETVDAVHLCHSCGWGAFVSHRSGETMDTFIADMTVALGAGHIKAGAPCRGERIEKYNQLMRIEEELGDMAEYAGKEAFVRPVEW, from the coding sequence ATGGATTTCGAAATTAACGGCCTGCATGCCCGTGAAATTTTAGATTCCAGAGGAAACCCCGCCGTTGAGGTGGAGTGCAGTCTGATCAATGGCATAACGGCAAGAGCTTCCGTTCCATCAGGTGCCAGCACCGGCTCCCGGGAAGCTGTTGAGCTGAGAGACAATGAAGAAGGGCGGTATTCCGGCAAAGGGGTGCACCAGGCTGTTGAAGGGATTAACACAGAAATCAGTGAGCATTTTTATGGTGCCAATGTTCGGGATCAGTCATGGATTGATAATCAACTGATCCAGCTGGATGGCACGCGGGACAAATCAAGACTGGGTGCCAATGCCATTCTGGGTGTGTCACTGGCAACCGCCAGAGCTGCAGCGGCAGCTGTACAGCTGCCTCTCTATCAGTACATCGGTGGAATCAGTGCAAATCTTCTGCCTGTACCCTGTCTCAATGTTATGAATGGTGGCGTTCACAGCCGTTGGCAGGGAGCAGACTTTCAGGAATACATGATTGCCCCCTATGGCGCCGATACATTCACTGACGCGATGCGCTGGGCGAGCGAGATTTATCATGCGCTTCGCTCGGTGCTGCTGGAAAAAGGCTACCATGCTGGCGTAGGGGATGAAGGCGGGTTTGCACCACAGGTGTCATCTAACAGGGAGCCGTTGGAGCTGATTGTTGCGGGTATCGAAAAAACCGGCCTGAAGCCTGGCAAGGATGTGGGTATTTGTATTGATCCGGCGTCGTCTGAATTTTATAAAGACGGTTTATACCAGTTACAGACCGAAAAACGTTCCCTGAGTGCTGAAGCGATGACCGATTATTACCGGGAACTGGTTAATGCTTTTCCTATCGTCCTGCTGGAAGATGGTCTGGCTGAAGATGACTGGGAAGGCTGGCCGCAATTAAATGATGCCCTGGGTGACCGGATTGAAATAGTGGGCGATGATATTTTTGTCACCAACGTTGAATACATTGCCAGAGGCATTGAACAGGAAGTGGCCAACTCGGCACTGATCAAACTGAACCAGATTGGGACACTGACAGAAACCGTTGATGCTGTACACCTTTGTCACAGCTGTGGTTGGGGAGCGTTTGTATCTCATCGCAGCGGTGAAACCATGGATACATTTATTGCCGATATGACCGTCGCACTGGGAGCCGGACATATAAAAGCCGGAGCCCCTTGTCGTGGTGAGCGGATCGAAAAATACAACCAGCTGATGCGTATTGAAGAAGAGCTGGGGGATATGGCGGAATACGCGGGTAAGGAGGCTTTTGTTCGTCCTGTAGAGTGGTAA
- a CDS encoding CmpA/NrtA family ABC transporter substrate-binding protein: MAGVTATSTHAKELGWPEKEELTFGFIKLTDMAPIAIAYEKGYFEDEGLYVTIEAQANWKVLLDGVIDGRLDGAHMLAGQPIAASIGYGTKANIITPFSMDLNGNGITVSNEIWKQMKPNIPKMADGRPQHPIKADALKPVVEKYKSEGKPFNMGMVFPVSTHNYELRYWLAAGGINPGFYAPHKGDTSGQIDADALLSVTPPPQMPATMEAGTIYGYCVGEPWNQQAVFKNIGVPVVTDYEIWKDNPEKVFGITEAFAEKYPNTTIRLTRALIRAAQWLDENNNANRPEAVKILSQSNYVGADYEVIANSMTGTFEYEKGDKRPVPDFNVFFRYNATYPYYSDAIWYLTQMRRWGQISEDKSDEWYFETAKKVYRPDIYEAAAKSLVADKLATAQDFPNFATEDGFRSPQTHFIDGIVYSGLKPNEYINKFSIGLKQGETL; the protein is encoded by the coding sequence ATGGCAGGCGTTACTGCCACCTCCACCCATGCCAAAGAACTGGGCTGGCCGGAAAAAGAAGAGCTGACCTTCGGCTTTATCAAGCTCACCGATATGGCGCCCATTGCCATTGCCTATGAAAAAGGCTATTTCGAAGATGAAGGTCTGTACGTCACCATTGAGGCTCAGGCCAACTGGAAAGTCTTGCTTGATGGCGTTATCGATGGCCGGCTGGACGGTGCCCACATGCTGGCCGGACAACCCATTGCTGCCAGCATTGGCTATGGCACCAAAGCCAATATCATTACCCCCTTTTCCATGGATCTGAACGGCAATGGCATTACCGTATCCAACGAGATCTGGAAACAGATGAAGCCTAACATTCCTAAAATGGCAGATGGACGACCACAACATCCTATTAAAGCCGATGCCCTGAAGCCGGTGGTTGAAAAATACAAATCCGAGGGCAAGCCCTTTAACATGGGCATGGTCTTCCCGGTATCCACCCATAATTACGAACTGCGCTACTGGCTGGCAGCCGGTGGTATCAATCCCGGTTTCTATGCGCCTCATAAAGGCGACACTTCTGGTCAGATTGATGCCGATGCCCTGTTATCAGTGACCCCGCCACCGCAAATGCCTGCCACTATGGAAGCTGGCACCATCTACGGCTACTGCGTCGGCGAGCCATGGAATCAACAGGCGGTTTTTAAGAACATTGGCGTACCCGTCGTCACTGACTACGAAATCTGGAAAGACAACCCGGAAAAAGTCTTTGGCATCACCGAAGCCTTTGCCGAAAAGTATCCCAATACGACTATCCGTCTTACCCGTGCTCTGATTCGGGCTGCCCAATGGCTGGATGAAAACAACAATGCCAACCGCCCGGAAGCAGTAAAGATTCTTTCCCAGTCAAACTATGTGGGTGCCGACTATGAAGTCATTGCCAACAGCATGACCGGCACCTTTGAGTACGAAAAAGGCGACAAACGTCCGGTACCCGATTTCAATGTTTTCTTTCGCTATAACGCCACCTACCCCTACTACTCGGATGCCATCTGGTACCTGACCCAGATGCGCCGCTGGGGACAGATTTCAGAGGACAAGAGCGACGAGTGGTATTTTGAAACGGCGAAGAAAGTGTATCGCCCGGATATCTACGAAGCCGCAGCCAAATCACTGGTAGCAGACAAACTGGCAACGGCTCAGGATTTCCCGAACTTTGCCACTGAAGACGGTTTCCGCTCGCCCCAGACCCACTTTATTGATGGCATTGTTTACAGCGGCCTGAAGCCCAACGAGTACATCAATAAGTTTTCTATTGGCCTGAAGCAGGGTGAAACCCTTTAA
- a CDS encoding AbgT family transporter: MSYNSEVLPTGNADNLNNKRSAFSRFLAAVEWLGNLLPHPITLFALFAVGIVVLSGIASWAGLSVIDPRPVGAPGRAASGVIEVVNLLSADGLRMIVSNLVRNFTGFAPLGTVLVALLGVGIAENSGLLSAAVRSLVMKASRHTVTMIVVFAGVISNTAAELGYVVLIPLSAMIFHSLGRHPIAGLAAAFAGVSGGYSANLLIGTVDPLLSGITEAAAQIIDPTYAVGPEVNWYFMMLSTFMITFVGSWVTTKIVEPQLGEYNSDEASIDLSEEKMEEITAVEKRGLKLAGLSLVILTALIAMTVVPESGILRHPETGAIAGSPFLRGIVAMILIFFAVPGIVYGKVVGTIKNDRDVIDCMSKSMSTMGMYIVLVFFAAQFVAYFSMTNFGTIFAVLGAEFLQSIGLTGPLLFLFFILMCGFVNLMIGSASAQWAVTAPIFVPMLMLVGYAPEVIQAAYRIGDSVTNIITPMMSYFGLIVSFATRYKKDLGIGTLISVMLPYSLFFLLGWSLLFFMWVFGLDMPVGPGAATFYSAG; this comes from the coding sequence ATGTCGTACAATTCCGAAGTACTACCAACAGGCAATGCAGATAATCTTAATAACAAGCGCAGTGCCTTTTCCCGTTTCCTGGCCGCCGTTGAATGGCTGGGCAACCTGTTACCTCACCCGATCACCCTGTTTGCCCTGTTTGCGGTAGGCATCGTGGTGCTCAGTGGCATTGCTTCCTGGGCAGGGCTGAGTGTGATTGACCCCCGTCCCGTAGGTGCGCCCGGTCGTGCCGCCAGTGGCGTTATTGAAGTCGTCAACCTGCTCAGTGCCGATGGTCTGCGCATGATTGTCAGCAATCTGGTGCGTAACTTCACCGGTTTTGCACCGCTGGGTACAGTACTCGTAGCCCTTCTGGGTGTAGGTATTGCTGAAAATTCCGGCCTGCTCAGTGCTGCTGTGCGTTCGCTGGTGATGAAGGCTTCCCGCCATACGGTCACTATGATTGTGGTGTTTGCCGGTGTTATTTCCAACACGGCTGCCGAACTGGGCTATGTGGTACTGATTCCACTGTCTGCCATGATCTTTCATTCGCTTGGACGTCACCCGATTGCCGGTCTGGCAGCTGCGTTTGCCGGTGTGTCTGGTGGTTACAGTGCCAACCTGTTGATTGGTACCGTTGACCCGCTGTTGTCCGGTATTACCGAAGCCGCGGCTCAGATCATCGACCCGACCTATGCCGTTGGCCCGGAAGTGAACTGGTACTTTATGATGCTGAGTACCTTTATGATCACCTTCGTAGGCTCCTGGGTCACCACCAAGATCGTTGAACCACAACTGGGTGAGTACAACAGCGACGAAGCCAGCATTGATCTGTCTGAAGAAAAGATGGAAGAAATCACCGCTGTTGAAAAGCGCGGCCTGAAACTGGCGGGTCTGTCGCTTGTGATTCTGACCGCACTGATTGCCATGACCGTTGTACCTGAGTCCGGCATTCTGCGTCATCCGGAAACCGGAGCCATTGCCGGTTCACCGTTCCTGCGTGGCATCGTTGCCATGATCCTGATTTTCTTTGCCGTACCCGGTATTGTTTACGGTAAGGTGGTGGGCACCATCAAGAATGACCGCGACGTTATTGATTGCATGTCCAAGAGTATGAGTACCATGGGCATGTACATTGTGCTGGTATTCTTTGCAGCACAGTTTGTCGCCTACTTCAGTATGACCAACTTCGGTACAATCTTTGCGGTACTGGGCGCAGAGTTCCTGCAGAGCATTGGTCTGACCGGTCCACTGCTGTTCCTGTTCTTTATCCTGATGTGTGGCTTCGTTAACCTGATGATTGGCTCTGCGTCTGCCCAGTGGGCAGTCACAGCACCGATCTTTGTACCGATGCTGATGCTGGTCGGTTATGCACCGGAAGTAATTCAGGCGGCCTATCGTATTGGTGACTCGGTGACCAATATCATCACTCCTATGATGAGTTACTTTGGCCTGATCGTTTCCTTTGCTACTCGCTACAAGAAAGACCTGGGTATTGGCACACTGATTTCCGTGATGCTGCCGTACTCTCTGTTCTTCCTGCTGGGCTGGAGCCTGCTGTTCTTTATGTGGGTATTTGGTCTGGATATGCCGGTTGGGCCAGGGGCTGCAACTTTTTATAGTGCTGGCTGA
- a CDS encoding STAS domain-containing protein — translation MALSINLEDHYNYTLVEIEGKVDAMSAKMLDRALESATFDGNRHLVLDCSHLSSISSEGLRVLMNARTQLARFHSLTLCNVSSAVASLFKLCGITRYIPLVKGVDEAEALLYAHDAALGKI, via the coding sequence ATGGCACTATCCATTAATCTGGAAGACCACTACAACTACACACTGGTAGAAATCGAAGGCAAGGTCGATGCGATGTCAGCAAAGATGCTTGATCGCGCACTGGAATCAGCCACATTTGACGGTAACAGACATCTGGTTCTGGACTGCTCACACCTGTCGAGCATCAGCTCGGAAGGACTGAGAGTCTTGATGAATGCCAGAACCCAGTTGGCACGGTTTCACAGCCTGACACTATGCAACGTATCTTCAGCCGTTGCTTCCCTGTTCAAACTGTGCGGTATTACCCGCTACATTCCACTGGTCAAAGGTGTTGATGAGGCTGAAGCTCTGCTTTATGCGCACGATGCAGCACTGGGCAAAATTTAA
- a CDS encoding ABC transporter ATP-binding protein, which translates to MTPILDISQIDMEFPTPKGPFTALKEVDLKINKGEFVSLIGHSGCGKSTVLNIVAGLYQATRGGVIVNGKEVFEPGPDRAVVFQNHSLLPWLSAYENVELAVDQVFGKKKSRREKRDWIEHNLQLVHMEHAMHKRPGEISGGMKQRVGIARALAMQPDILLMDEPFGALDALTRAHMQDSLMEIQNELNNTVIMITHDVDEAVLLSDRIVMMTNGPAATIGEILDINLERPRNRLELASDPEYTRLRSEVLKFLYEKQRKVESITVKSKPLSPLRKTTEAA; encoded by the coding sequence ATGACTCCTATTCTCGACATCAGTCAGATCGATATGGAATTCCCTACACCCAAGGGGCCGTTTACGGCTTTGAAGGAGGTGGATCTGAAGATTAACAAAGGCGAGTTTGTCTCTCTTATCGGGCACTCGGGCTGTGGCAAATCGACAGTTCTCAATATTGTTGCCGGCTTGTATCAGGCAACCCGGGGAGGCGTCATTGTTAATGGCAAAGAGGTATTTGAACCAGGACCAGACCGCGCTGTCGTCTTCCAGAACCACTCTCTGCTTCCCTGGCTGAGTGCTTATGAAAACGTAGAGCTGGCTGTTGACCAGGTCTTTGGCAAGAAGAAATCCCGCCGGGAAAAACGGGACTGGATCGAACACAACCTGCAGCTGGTGCATATGGAACACGCCATGCACAAACGACCCGGAGAAATATCCGGTGGTATGAAACAGCGTGTTGGTATTGCACGGGCACTCGCCATGCAGCCGGATATTCTATTGATGGATGAACCCTTTGGTGCGCTGGATGCTCTTACTCGTGCCCATATGCAGGACTCATTAATGGAGATTCAGAACGAACTGAACAACACTGTGATTATGATTACTCACGATGTTGATGAAGCCGTCCTGCTGTCAGACCGTATCGTCATGATGACTAATGGACCGGCAGCCACCATTGGTGAAATTCTTGATATCAACCTTGAACGACCCAGAAACCGCCTGGAACTGGCCAGCGATCCGGAATACACACGACTGCGTTCGGAAGTTCTGAAATTCCTGTATGAAAAGCAGAGAAAGGTTGAATCCATTACGGTCAAATCCAAACCACTCAGTCCTTTGAGAAAAACGACCGAAGCCGCTTAA
- a CDS encoding ABC transporter permease has protein sequence MASTTPVAGTPDRSAISLSLLRSKLLPALKPVIAPVIGVLGFLLLWTIASQNINTSLGQFPNAGNVFEQFSALYQEHAQEREKEEAFYERQEKRNAGRVAKDPSYVPKIRAYTGKETFFDQIGTSLITVMSGFLLAAITAIPLGIAVGLSKTLNAAVNPIIQIFKPVSPLAWLPLVTMVVSALYATPDPMIPKAFLNSMITVTLCCLWPMVINTAVGVASIDNDLNNVSKVLRLPALKHVQKIVLPASVPMIFTGMRLSLGVAWMVLIAAEMLAQNPGLGKFVWDEFQNGSSQSLSRIMAAVFVIGFIGFLLDRSMLQLQKLVSWDKKSLA, from the coding sequence ATGGCATCAACCACACCGGTGGCAGGTACACCCGACAGGTCAGCCATTTCGCTGTCCCTGTTACGCAGTAAACTCTTGCCTGCTCTCAAACCAGTCATTGCCCCGGTTATCGGTGTGCTGGGTTTTCTACTGCTCTGGACCATTGCCTCACAAAACATTAATACGTCGCTGGGTCAGTTTCCCAATGCAGGCAACGTGTTTGAGCAATTTAGTGCACTTTATCAGGAGCACGCTCAGGAGAGAGAAAAAGAAGAGGCTTTTTATGAGCGACAGGAAAAGCGTAATGCCGGTCGTGTTGCCAAAGACCCGTCTTATGTACCCAAAATTCGTGCCTACACCGGCAAGGAAACCTTTTTTGACCAGATCGGCACCAGTCTGATCACGGTGATGAGCGGATTTTTGCTGGCAGCCATCACTGCCATCCCCCTCGGCATCGCCGTCGGACTCAGCAAAACACTGAATGCAGCCGTTAATCCTATCATCCAGATTTTTAAGCCGGTCTCGCCGCTGGCCTGGCTGCCTCTGGTGACCATGGTCGTCAGTGCGTTGTACGCAACACCCGACCCGATGATTCCCAAGGCGTTCCTGAATTCCATGATCACTGTCACACTCTGCTGCCTGTGGCCCATGGTGATTAATACGGCCGTGGGTGTCGCATCCATTGATAATGATTTAAACAATGTCAGCAAAGTGCTGCGTCTTCCTGCACTGAAGCACGTTCAGAAAATCGTTCTGCCCGCTTCTGTACCCATGATTTTCACCGGTATGCGCCTGTCTCTCGGCGTTGCCTGGATGGTACTGATTGCTGCCGAAATGCTGGCACAGAACCCGGGGCTCGGAAAGTTTGTCTGGGATGAGTTCCAGAATGGCAGTTCACAATCCCTGAGCCGGATCATGGCGGCTGTTTTTGTCATTGGTTTTATTGGCTTTCTGCTCGACCGCTCCATGTTACAGCTGCAAAAGCTGGTTTCCTGGGACAAAAAATCACTGGCATGA
- a CDS encoding HAD family hydrolase — protein MEGYRNVKNVIFDFGGVILEIDYSKTEKALGSLMKRGDHAGFSQAEQSELFNGIETGLLSVAEFRDGLRALCERQTLSDESLDNAWNALLGPLIPEALELIKDVVENRRVFLLSNTNKIYIDRVNEGILRDLGSVAAFESVFERVYYSHELGMRKPDKEIFQLVLDENALKPEETLFIDDSRQHILGAEVLGFQTLHLTKPLVECEFLMGK, from the coding sequence TTGGAAGGCTATAGAAATGTTAAAAATGTTATCTTTGATTTTGGAGGGGTCATTCTCGAAATCGATTATAGCAAGACAGAGAAAGCCCTTGGGTCTCTGATGAAAAGGGGCGATCATGCCGGTTTTTCACAGGCTGAACAGTCCGAGTTGTTTAACGGGATAGAAACTGGTCTTCTGAGTGTTGCTGAGTTTCGTGACGGCCTTCGGGCGCTTTGCGAGCGTCAAACGCTGAGTGATGAAAGCCTCGATAATGCCTGGAATGCTTTATTAGGGCCGTTGATTCCTGAGGCTCTTGAACTGATCAAAGACGTGGTTGAAAACCGCAGAGTTTTTCTATTAAGCAATACCAATAAAATCTATATTGACCGTGTTAATGAAGGTATTCTCAGGGACTTGGGAAGTGTAGCGGCCTTCGAGTCCGTTTTTGAACGGGTCTATTACTCCCACGAGCTTGGTATGCGTAAGCCTGATAAAGAGATATTTCAATTAGTACTGGACGAGAACGCCTTAAAACCCGAAGAAACCCTTTTTATCGATGATTCCAGGCAGCATATTCTCGGTGCAGAAGTATTAGGTTTTCAGACACTGCACCTGACTAAGCCTCTGGTTGAATGTGAGTTTTTGATGGGTAAATAG
- a CDS encoding NAD(P)/FAD-dependent oxidoreductase codes for MTAKASLHSSNHAASYYAASANRETAYPQLEGSQTADVCIVGGGFTGVSTALELSAKGFSVIVLEARKLGWGASGRNGGQLIRGIGEDPEQFHNQIGTDGVRAIQHMGFESVQLVRDRIARHDIQCDLKMGYMDVALNRKHYRDFEEDYEQLKALQYPHEIEMVSAESIQNYVGTERYVGGLYDAGSGHLHPLNLLLGEAEVAEQQGTRFFEYSVVTEIQKTSRPVVKTDHGSVTCDFLVLAGNAYLGDLEPEISAKVLPAGSYIIATEPLSEEVCQQIIPEDMAICDAAVALDYYRLSADRRLLFGGRCNYSGRDPQDITAAMRPKMLDVFPQLNEVAIDFEWGGHLGIGANRMPQIGRLNSSVYYAQAYAGHGVNATHMAGHVLAEVISGQAERFDVFAGIHHRRFPEGKYFRSELLALGMLWYRLKELL; via the coding sequence ATGACTGCAAAAGCCTCCCTTCACTCGTCGAATCATGCGGCTTCATACTATGCGGCCAGTGCCAATCGGGAAACTGCGTATCCTCAGCTGGAAGGTTCACAGACGGCTGACGTTTGTATTGTGGGCGGTGGTTTCACTGGCGTATCTACCGCGCTGGAACTGTCTGCCAAAGGTTTCAGCGTTATCGTTCTGGAAGCTCGCAAACTCGGCTGGGGAGCCAGTGGCCGAAATGGTGGTCAGCTGATTCGGGGGATTGGTGAAGACCCTGAACAGTTTCATAACCAGATAGGTACTGACGGTGTCAGGGCTATTCAGCACATGGGGTTTGAATCCGTTCAACTGGTTCGAGACCGGATTGCCAGACACGACATCCAGTGTGATCTGAAAATGGGTTATATGGATGTGGCCCTGAACCGGAAGCATTACCGCGACTTTGAGGAAGATTATGAACAACTGAAAGCACTGCAATACCCTCACGAGATAGAAATGGTGAGTGCAGAGTCTATTCAGAACTACGTAGGCACTGAGCGTTATGTGGGAGGTTTATACGACGCTGGAAGTGGGCACTTACATCCATTAAACCTTTTGCTGGGCGAGGCGGAAGTGGCAGAGCAGCAGGGAACCCGCTTTTTTGAATACTCGGTGGTGACAGAGATCCAGAAAACTAGCCGACCCGTGGTAAAAACGGATCATGGCTCGGTTACCTGTGATTTTCTGGTGTTGGCAGGCAATGCCTATCTGGGAGATCTGGAACCAGAGATCAGTGCGAAAGTGTTGCCAGCCGGAAGCTATATTATTGCTACAGAACCCTTATCTGAAGAAGTCTGCCAGCAAATCATTCCTGAAGACATGGCCATTTGCGATGCAGCGGTTGCACTGGATTATTACCGGTTATCGGCTGACCGTCGTTTGTTGTTTGGAGGCCGTTGCAATTATTCGGGCCGTGATCCTCAGGATATTACGGCGGCTATGCGTCCGAAAATGCTGGATGTTTTTCCACAGTTAAACGAGGTTGCCATTGATTTTGAGTGGGGTGGACATCTCGGTATCGGTGCTAACCGAATGCCACAGATTGGACGACTGAATTCTTCTGTTTATTACGCTCAGGCTTATGCCGGACACGGTGTTAACGCCACCCATATGGCCGGACATGTGCTGGCAGAAGTGATCAGTGGACAGGCGGAACGATTTGATGTGTTTGCGGGTATTCACCACCGGCGGTTCCCCGAGGGCAAATACTTCCGGTCGGAATTGCTCGCATTAGGGATGCTCTGGTATCGGTTGAAGGAGCTTCTGTAA
- a CDS encoding aldehyde dehydrogenase, with protein MSNLTRSEWETMAASLSINGKAWINGKYTDAESGETFDCQSPVDGRHLASIASCDSADVNKAVSVARNTFESGEWSELSPVRRKKTLQAFAALMEENAQELALLETLDMGKPISESLNDDITGSVNSIRWCAEAIDKLYDEVAPTENDVLGLVTREPVGVVAAVVPWNFPLNMACWKLGPALAAGNSVILKPSEKSPLTAIRIAELAEQAGLPKGVLQVLPGFGHTAGKALALHNDVDCIAFTGSTAVAKQLQVYAGESNMKRVWLEAGGKSPQIVFADCENLDKAASVAAMAIGYNQGEVCTAASRLLVERSIYDEFMELVKHYMHDWHPGHPLDPQTSSGAIVDQIQTTRVLDYIESGKQGGARLTFGGRQVMQETGGFYIEPTVFEGVDNTMAIAREEIFGPVLSAIAFDTEEEAVQIANDTIYGLAAALWTDNLGRAHRVSKRLRAGSVFVNNYHGGDMTVPFGGFKQSGNGRDKSLHAFDKYTELKTTWVALS; from the coding sequence ATGAGCAATTTGACTCGTTCCGAATGGGAAACCATGGCAGCCAGCCTCTCGATTAATGGCAAGGCATGGATTAATGGCAAATATACCGATGCAGAGTCAGGTGAAACTTTCGACTGTCAGTCTCCGGTGGATGGACGTCATCTGGCCAGTATCGCCAGTTGTGACTCTGCAGACGTCAATAAAGCTGTAAGTGTCGCCCGCAATACTTTTGAATCGGGAGAGTGGTCAGAGTTGTCTCCGGTCAGGCGTAAGAAAACCTTGCAGGCTTTTGCTGCTTTGATGGAAGAAAATGCACAAGAGCTGGCTCTGCTGGAAACGCTGGATATGGGTAAACCCATTTCCGAATCATTGAATGACGACATTACCGGTAGTGTTAACAGTATTCGGTGGTGTGCGGAAGCCATTGATAAATTGTACGACGAGGTGGCACCGACTGAAAACGATGTACTGGGCCTGGTCACTCGCGAACCTGTGGGTGTGGTCGCAGCCGTGGTGCCGTGGAATTTTCCGCTGAACATGGCCTGCTGGAAACTGGGGCCGGCTCTGGCTGCCGGTAACAGCGTTATCCTCAAACCTTCCGAGAAATCCCCGTTAACCGCTATTCGCATTGCTGAGCTGGCTGAACAGGCGGGACTGCCCAAAGGGGTTCTTCAGGTGTTACCGGGGTTTGGTCATACCGCTGGCAAGGCGCTGGCTCTGCATAATGATGTGGACTGCATTGCGTTTACCGGATCAACGGCAGTGGCCAAACAGTTACAGGTCTATGCCGGTGAATCGAATATGAAACGGGTCTGGCTGGAAGCCGGTGGTAAAAGCCCGCAGATTGTCTTTGCTGATTGTGAAAATCTGGATAAAGCTGCCAGCGTTGCAGCCATGGCGATTGGCTATAACCAGGGTGAGGTCTGTACAGCGGCTTCACGCTTATTGGTTGAGCGTTCTATTTATGATGAATTCATGGAACTCGTGAAGCATTATATGCACGACTGGCACCCTGGGCATCCCCTTGATCCTCAAACCTCTTCCGGTGCTATCGTTGATCAGATTCAGACGACAAGGGTTCTGGATTACATCGAATCAGGCAAGCAAGGCGGCGCAAGACTGACCTTTGGTGGCAGGCAGGTGATGCAGGAAACCGGTGGCTTCTATATCGAGCCAACGGTGTTTGAAGGGGTTGATAACACCATGGCTATTGCCCGTGAAGAGATTTTTGGGCCGGTTCTGTCAGCCATTGCCTTTGATACCGAAGAAGAAGCGGTGCAGATTGCCAACGATACAATTTATGGTCTTGCCGCTGCACTATGGACGGATAATCTGGGCAGGGCGCATCGTGTCTCAAAAAGGCTTCGTGCCGGTTCCGTGTTTGTTAACAATTACCATGGTGGGGATATGACGGTGCCTTTTGGTGGCTTTAAACAGTCCGGTAATGGTCGTGACAAGTCGTTGCATGCCTTTGATAAATACACCGAACTGAAAACCACCTGGGTGGCCTTGTCCTGA